A region from the Bactrocera dorsalis isolate Fly_Bdor chromosome 1, ASM2337382v1, whole genome shotgun sequence genome encodes:
- the LOC125775472 gene encoding C-type lectin 37Db-like isoform X2 — MYIIETIKCSKLVQTEKLYSIIIMQLANLFLLIFVIQIYNLEAYVPEYEISSFNREGVVFSVGKMNWYAAYGFCTQLGMKLLTLQSSVDIEEFEKMVQHYKLQKRFYWLSASRLEDEVTFRWGLRGPPISFENFSPYQPDNRGGIQRCLRLYKDDKWDDVDCSAMDFFAICHF; from the exons ATGTACATTATCGAGACTATCAAGTGTTCGAAGCTAGTTCAAACAGAGAAGTTATATTCAATAATAATTATGCAGCTAGCAAATTTGTTTCtgcttatttttgttattcaaatatataatcTAGAAGCATACGTCCCAGAGTATG AAATTTCTTCCTTCAATAGAGAAGGTGTGGTATTTAGCGTGGGTAAA ATGAATTGGTACGCCGCCTATGGTTTTTGTACTCAACTAGGCATGAAATTGCTTACGCTGCAGTCGTCAGTTGATATCGAAGAATTCGAAAAAATGGTCCAACATTACA AGTTGCAGAAAAGGTTCTACTGGTTAAGTGCTAGTCGTTTGGAAGACGAAGTGACGTTTCGTTGGGGCTTAAGAGGTCCGCCAATCTCTTTTGAAAACTTTAGTCCATACCAACCTGATAATAGAGGAGGAATCCAACGTTGTTTAAGACTGTATAAGGACGACAAATGGGATGATGTAGATTGCAGCGCCATGGATTTTTTTGCCATATGTCATTTCTAA
- the LOC125775472 gene encoding C-type lectin 37Db-like isoform X3: MYIIETIKCSKLVQTEKLYSIIIMQLANLFLLIFVIQIYNLEAYVPEYEISSFNRDSVVFSVGKMNWYAAYGFCTQLGMKLLTLQSSVDNEEFEKMVQHYKLQKRFYWLAANRLEDEVTFRWGLRGPPISFENFSPYQPDNRGGIQRCLRLYKDDKWDDADCSAMDFFTICHF, from the exons ATGTACATTATCGAGACTATCAAGTGTTCGAAGCTAGTTCAAACAGAGAAGTTATATTCAATAATAATTATGCAGCTAGCAAATTTGTTTCtgcttatttttgttattcaaatatataatcTAGAAGCATACGTCCCAGAGTATG AAATTTCTTCCTTCAATAGAGATAGTGTGGTATTTAGCGTGGGTAAA ATGAATTGGTACGCCGCCTATGGTTTTTGTACTCAACTAGGCATGAAATTGCTTACGCTGCAGTCGTCAGTTGATAACGAAGAATTCGAAAAAATGGTCCAACATTACA AGTTGCAGAAAAGGTTCTACTGGTTAGCTGCTAATCGTTTGGAAGACGAAGTGACGTTTCGTTGGGGCTTAAGAGGTCCGCCAATCTCTTTTGAAAACTTTAGTCCATACCAACCTGATAATAGAGGAGGAATCCAACGTTGTTTAAGACTGTATAAGGACGACAAATGGGATGATGCAGATTGCAGCGCCATGGATTTTTTTACCATATGTCATTTCTAA
- the LOC125775472 gene encoding perlucin-like isoform X4 produces the protein MYIIETIKCSKLVQTEKLYSIIIMQLANLFLLIFVIQIYILEAYVPEYEISSFNRDSVVFSVGKMNWYAAYGFCTQLGMKLLTLQSSVDNEEFEKMVQHYKLQKRFYWLAANRLEDEVTFRWGLRGPPISFENFSPYQPDNRGGIQRCLRLYKDDKWDDADCSAMDFFTICHF, from the exons ATGTACATTATCGAGACTATCAAGTGTTCGAAGCTAGTTCAAACAGAGAAGTTATATTCAATAATAATTATGCAGCTAGCAAATTTGTTTCtgcttatttttgttattcaaatatatattctaGAAGCATACGTCCCAGAGTATG AAATTTCTTCCTTCAATAGAGATAGTGTGGTATTTAGCGTGGGTAAA ATGAATTGGTACGCCGCCTATGGTTTTTGTACTCAACTAGGCATGAAATTGCTTACGCTGCAGTCGTCAGTTGATAACGAAGAATTCGAAAAAATGGTCCAACATTACA AGTTGCAGAAAAGGTTCTACTGGTTAGCTGCTAATCGTTTGGAAGACGAAGTGACGTTTCGTTGGGGCTTAAGAGGTCCGCCAATCTCTTTTGAAAACTTTAGTCCATACCAACCTGATAATAGAGGAGGAATCCAACGTTGTTTAAGACTGTATAAGGACGACAAATGGGATGATGCAGATTGCAGCGCCATGGATTTTTTTACCATATGTCATTTCTAA